One genomic segment of Desulfarculaceae bacterium includes these proteins:
- the cdhC gene encoding CO dehydrogenase/CO-methylating acetyl-CoA synthase complex subunit beta — translation MSKLVAFAAIQGAYNIVAKVEGLYERALEQYGPEQKLEFPNTAYYLPIIYSLLGIPVKDLGSAKRPLEIARQLLPAHVQRATHLPYLGPLLDAGMATLFAEEIAEAIRYVDDPEFYTPGEDCEVVKDAEGKVDWAKSKIWLGAADDTIMRKRGVEFVDGSAPGFAAIVGSAPKKEIAKEICEEYQRRNLYVFMAANQNGTTVTEQLCEADVQVGWGTRLVPFGPDISAAVFALGFANRAAMAFGGVTPGDYRRILAYNKDRVFAFVNALGEVNAEWAANAAGCVNWGFPTISDTDIPEILPTGVCTYEHVVANVGHHEMVQKSVEVRGLKTVITKVDIPLSYGAAFEGERIRKDDLFVEFGGGKTQMTELVEMAEMDEIEDGKITVVGKDIKDLGDEGGRLPMGISVKVAGRKMQSDFEPILERQIHHLINYAQGVMHIGQRDISWVRLGRPAVEKGFELKHVGQIIHDMFHKDFGSILDKVEVTVLTETKDVDEFTKKARAAYKSRDERVENMTDEGVETYYSCTLCQSFAPTHVCVVSPERTGLCGAYNWFDCKASFEINPTGPNQPIEKGECTDPVLGNWKGVNEFVSKASRGAVESYNFYSIINEPMTTCGCCECIAAVLPACNGIMTVHRDYTGETPCGMKFTTLAGVMGGGQSSPGFVGHSKYNIVQRKYVAGDGGLLRMVWMPKSLKDELAEGLKRRGEEMGVPDLIDKIADETVGIDEATVLEHLQKVGHPAMEMDPITG, via the coding sequence ATGTCCAAACTAGTAGCATTCGCCGCCATCCAAGGTGCGTACAATATCGTGGCCAAGGTGGAGGGTCTCTACGAGCGTGCCCTGGAGCAATACGGCCCCGAGCAAAAGCTCGAGTTCCCCAACACCGCTTACTACCTGCCCATCATCTATTCCTTGCTGGGCATCCCGGTTAAGGACCTGGGCAGCGCCAAGCGGCCTTTGGAAATTGCCCGTCAGCTGCTGCCCGCCCACGTGCAGCGGGCCACCCACCTTCCCTACCTCGGACCCTTGCTGGACGCCGGCATGGCGACCCTGTTCGCCGAGGAAATCGCCGAGGCCATCCGCTACGTCGACGACCCGGAATTCTACACTCCGGGCGAGGACTGCGAAGTGGTCAAGGACGCCGAGGGCAAGGTGGACTGGGCCAAGAGCAAGATCTGGCTCGGCGCGGCCGACGACACCATCATGCGTAAACGCGGCGTGGAATTCGTGGACGGCTCGGCTCCCGGCTTCGCGGCCATCGTTGGCTCGGCTCCCAAAAAGGAGATCGCCAAGGAGATCTGCGAGGAGTACCAGCGCCGGAACCTGTACGTGTTCATGGCCGCCAACCAGAACGGCACCACCGTCACCGAGCAGCTCTGTGAAGCTGACGTGCAGGTGGGCTGGGGCACCCGCTTGGTGCCCTTCGGGCCCGACATCAGCGCCGCGGTCTTCGCGCTTGGCTTCGCCAACCGCGCGGCCATGGCCTTCGGTGGCGTCACCCCCGGTGACTACCGCCGCATCCTGGCTTACAACAAGGACCGCGTCTTCGCGTTCGTCAACGCCCTGGGCGAGGTGAACGCGGAGTGGGCGGCCAACGCGGCCGGCTGCGTGAACTGGGGCTTCCCCACCATCTCCGACACCGACATCCCCGAGATCCTGCCCACCGGCGTGTGCACCTACGAGCACGTGGTGGCCAACGTGGGGCACCACGAGATGGTGCAGAAGTCGGTGGAGGTGCGCGGCCTCAAGACCGTCATCACCAAGGTGGACATCCCGCTCAGCTACGGCGCGGCCTTCGAGGGCGAGCGCATCCGCAAGGATGACCTGTTCGTGGAGTTCGGCGGCGGCAAGACCCAGATGACCGAGCTGGTCGAAATGGCCGAGATGGACGAGATCGAAGACGGCAAGATCACCGTGGTCGGCAAGGACATCAAGGACCTGGGTGACGAGGGCGGCCGCCTGCCCATGGGCATCTCGGTCAAGGTGGCCGGGCGCAAGATGCAGAGCGACTTCGAGCCCATCCTGGAGCGCCAGATTCACCACCTGATCAACTACGCCCAGGGCGTAATGCACATCGGACAGCGCGACATCTCCTGGGTGCGCCTGGGCCGTCCGGCGGTGGAAAAGGGCTTCGAGCTCAAGCACGTCGGCCAGATCATCCACGACATGTTCCACAAGGACTTCGGGTCCATCCTGGACAAGGTCGAGGTGACCGTCCTGACCGAAACCAAGGACGTCGACGAGTTCACCAAGAAGGCGCGCGCGGCCTACAAGTCGCGTGACGAGCGCGTGGAGAACATGACCGACGAGGGCGTGGAGACCTACTACTCCTGCACCCTGTGCCAGTCCTTCGCCCCCACCCACGTCTGCGTGGTCAGCCCCGAGCGTACCGGCCTGTGCGGCGCTTACAACTGGTTCGACTGCAAGGCTTCCTTCGAGATCAACCCCACCGGTCCCAACCAGCCCATCGAAAAGGGCGAGTGCACGGACCCGGTGCTGGGTAACTGGAAGGGCGTCAACGAGTTCGTCTCCAAGGCGTCCCGTGGCGCGGTGGAAAGCTACAACTTCTACAGCATCATCAACGAGCCCATGACCACCTGCGGTTGCTGCGAGTGCATCGCCGCGGTGCTGCCCGCCTGCAACGGCATCATGACCGTGCACCGCGACTACACCGGTGAGACCCCCTGCGGCATGAAGTTCACCACCCTGGCCGGCGTCATGGGCGGCGGCCAGAGCAGCCCGGGCTTCGTGGGCCACTCCAAGTACAACATCGTCCAGCGCAAGTACGTGGCCGGCGACGGCGGCCTCTTGCGGATGGTGTGGATGCCCAAGAGCCTCAAGGACGAGCTGGCCGAGGGCCTCAAGCGCCGCGGCGAGGAGATGGGCGTGCCGGATCTGATCGACAAGATTGCCGATGAGACGGTGGGCATCGACGAGGCTACGGTTCTGGAGCATCTCCAAAAGGTGGGTCACCCCGCCATGGAGATGGACCCCATCACCGGCTAA
- a CDS encoding acetyl-CoA decarbonylase/synthase complex subunit gamma encodes MALTGIQIFKLLPKTNCGECGVPTCLAFAMNLAAGKAELDACPYVSEEAREQLAEASAPPIRPLTVGTGDTAVKIGGETVLFRHEKTFFNPPGIAGRLTDEDDIAAKVKAWAGFQWERVGLNLRPELVFLECTSGDAGKFQAAAQAVVDNSDLSLILACEDPEVMAPVAAAFKDKKPLLYAATGANADKMSAIAGENALPLAIKAVDIDEAMELSDELTDAGHKDLVIDSGARDLAGVFQDQIAIRRAALLQQNRTLGFPTICFANALGETLDEQVAAAAMMVAKYAAIIVLDDLTAEAVFPLLLERLNIYTDPQRPMTVTEGIYEIGGPNADSPLLITTNFSLTYFIVSGEIEGSRVPAWLLIKDTEGLSVMTAWAAGKFSGDDVGMFVKKIGVEEKIGHKSLVIPGYAAAIAGDVEEELPGWNIQVGPREAAHLTKFLKEWTPDK; translated from the coding sequence ATGGCCCTAACCGGCATTCAGATTTTCAAACTTCTCCCCAAAACCAACTGCGGGGAGTGCGGGGTTCCCACCTGCCTCGCCTTCGCCATGAACTTGGCGGCGGGCAAGGCCGAGTTGGACGCCTGCCCCTACGTGTCCGAAGAGGCGCGTGAGCAGTTGGCCGAGGCCAGCGCGCCCCCGATCCGGCCGCTGACCGTGGGTACTGGCGACACGGCGGTAAAGATCGGCGGCGAGACGGTCTTGTTCCGTCACGAAAAAACCTTCTTCAACCCTCCGGGCATCGCCGGCCGCCTCACCGACGAAGACGACATCGCCGCCAAGGTGAAGGCCTGGGCGGGCTTCCAGTGGGAGCGCGTGGGCCTCAACCTGCGCCCCGAGCTGGTCTTCCTGGAGTGCACCAGCGGCGACGCCGGCAAGTTCCAGGCTGCGGCCCAGGCCGTGGTGGACAACAGCGACCTGTCGCTGATCCTGGCCTGCGAGGACCCCGAGGTGATGGCTCCCGTGGCCGCCGCCTTCAAGGACAAAAAACCCCTGCTCTACGCCGCCACCGGCGCCAACGCCGACAAGATGAGCGCCATCGCGGGCGAAAACGCCCTGCCCCTGGCCATCAAGGCGGTTGACATCGACGAGGCCATGGAGCTCAGCGACGAGCTGACCGATGCCGGGCACAAGGACCTGGTGATCGACAGCGGCGCCCGCGACCTGGCCGGCGTGTTCCAGGATCAGATCGCCATCCGGCGCGCGGCCCTGCTGCAGCAGAACCGCACCCTGGGCTTCCCCACCATCTGCTTTGCCAACGCCCTGGGCGAGACCCTGGACGAGCAGGTGGCCGCGGCGGCCATGATGGTGGCCAAGTACGCCGCCATCATCGTGCTGGACGACCTGACCGCCGAAGCGGTGTTCCCGCTCTTGCTGGAGCGCCTGAACATCTACACCGACCCCCAGCGCCCCATGACCGTGACCGAGGGCATCTACGAGATCGGCGGCCCCAACGCCGACAGCCCCCTGCTCATCACCACCAACTTCTCGCTCACCTACTTCATCGTCAGCGGCGAAATCGAGGGCTCTCGCGTCCCGGCCTGGCTGCTGATCAAGGACACCGAGGGTCTGAGCGTCATGACCGCCTGGGCCGCCGGCAAGTTCTCCGGCGACGATGTGGGCATGTTCGTGAAGAAGATCGGGGTCGAGGAGAAGATCGGACACAAGTCCCTGGTGATCCCCGGCTACGCCGCGGCCATCGCCGGCGACGTGGAGGAGGAGCTGCCCGGTTGGAACATCCAGGTGGGCCCCCGCGAGGCAGCGCACTTGACCAAATTCCTCAAGGAGTGGACGCCGGACAAGTAG
- the dnaA gene encoding chromosomal replication initiator protein DnaA, producing the protein MPDHDLWPGVARHLRAQVTPQEYDTWFAPLSMRLEEQQAVFTVPNRFFADWIGDRYGAILGEALSMVSGQPLETAFEVAQAKPAPPVNNQAAAPPQPSGLSLNPAYVFESFVVGPCNELAHAASQAVAENPGRQYNPLMIFGGSGLGKTHLVSAVGNFMAGHDAANRIHYTSSEAYSNELIQAVRFDGIQTFRDKYRMVDCLVIEDIQFLSGRERTQEEFFHTFEALFQAGKQIVLTSDKLPRDIPGLAGRLRTRFEWGLLADLQTPDTETKIAILQRKAADRHLPLSRQVASYLAKQPESSVRILEGYLNRLMAVSQLRGREADLELARQVVGPLANERQVSVEEVFRAVAAHYGLKVSDLKSARKSRDISRPRQVAMYLARRLTNLSFPDIGKALGGKDHSTVVKGVQRVESLMAQDPELTDTVRAVENAVRSGRQRD; encoded by the coding sequence TTGCCGGATCACGATTTGTGGCCTGGTGTGGCCAGGCATTTGCGCGCTCAGGTGACGCCCCAAGAGTACGATACCTGGTTCGCTCCGCTCAGCATGCGTCTGGAAGAGCAGCAGGCGGTATTCACAGTACCCAACCGCTTTTTCGCGGATTGGATCGGCGACCGCTACGGCGCCATTTTGGGCGAGGCCCTGAGCATGGTCTCCGGCCAGCCCCTGGAGACCGCCTTTGAGGTGGCCCAGGCCAAGCCCGCCCCCCCCGTGAACAACCAGGCCGCGGCCCCTCCCCAGCCCTCGGGGCTCAGCCTGAATCCGGCCTATGTTTTCGAATCCTTCGTGGTGGGCCCCTGCAACGAGCTGGCCCACGCGGCCAGCCAGGCCGTGGCCGAAAATCCGGGCCGCCAGTACAACCCCCTTATGATTTTCGGGGGCTCGGGCCTGGGAAAGACCCACCTGGTGAGCGCGGTGGGCAACTTCATGGCCGGGCACGACGCGGCCAACCGGATCCACTACACCAGCTCCGAGGCCTACTCCAACGAGCTGATCCAGGCGGTGCGCTTCGACGGCATCCAGACCTTCCGCGACAAGTACCGCATGGTCGATTGCCTGGTCATCGAGGACATACAGTTCCTCTCCGGCCGGGAGCGCACCCAGGAGGAGTTTTTCCACACCTTCGAGGCGCTGTTCCAGGCGGGCAAGCAGATCGTATTGACCAGCGACAAGCTGCCCCGGGACATCCCCGGTCTGGCCGGCCGCCTGCGCACCCGCTTCGAGTGGGGCCTGTTGGCCGACCTGCAAACCCCGGACACCGAGACCAAGATCGCCATCCTGCAGCGCAAGGCCGCGGACCGGCACCTGCCCCTGTCGCGCCAAGTGGCATCCTACCTGGCCAAGCAGCCCGAGAGCTCGGTGCGCATCCTGGAGGGCTACCTCAATCGGCTCATGGCCGTGAGCCAACTGCGGGGCCGCGAGGCGGACCTGGAGCTGGCCCGCCAGGTGGTGGGGCCCCTGGCCAACGAGCGTCAGGTGAGCGTGGAGGAAGTCTTCCGCGCGGTGGCCGCTCACTACGGGCTCAAGGTCTCGGACCTGAAAAGCGCGCGCAAGAGCCGCGACATCAGCCGCCCCCGCCAGGTGGCCATGTACCTGGCCCGCCGCCTGACCAACCTCTCCTTCCCGGACATCGGCAAGGCCCTGGGCGGCAAGGACCACTCCACCGTGGTCAAGGGCGTGCAGCGGGTGGAGAGCCTCATGGCCCAGGACCCGGAGCTTACCGACACGGTGCGCGCGGTGGAAAACGCGGTGCGCTCGGGGAGACAGAGGGACTAG
- the cooS gene encoding anaerobic carbon-monoxide dehydrogenase catalytic subunit, with protein MSADEIKVKAAAKKEKKANPKEVSVDPASIQMLIKAQADGVETIFDRAVTMKPCNIGEQGTCCKNCSQGPCRLPLPKKGIEGVDTRKGLCGATPETIAARNFARMVAAGAAAHSDHGRGVAEVFLAAARRQTDDYGIQDVEKLLEIAPYFGVGTTVMVENEDGEKVQQDRDIYDIAEDVGIKALGQWGQQDGEIAYAKRAPEARYELWKELDVVPRGIDREIVEIMHRTHMGVDQDYHNIVKQCSRAALGDGWAGSMIATDLQDIMFGTPYPIQGEINLGVLKEENVNIIVHGHEPLLSEMIVVASQDPELLKYAESKGAHGITLAGMCCTANEILVRHGLPIAGNYLQQELAIVTGAVDAMVVDVQCIMENIANVADCYHTKVITTNPRAMMESGHTVHIEFDEHHALEDAKQIVKTAIDNYPNRKAEAMIPSAKEKMVVGFSDEAIKYHLGGTFRGSYVPLNDNIINGRIRGIAGVVGCNNARTCHDSSHLIVVKELLKNDVIVLTTGCNAMACGKAGLLTPESAGVYCGSGLAEVCETVGIPPVLHMGSCVDNSRILTAASEVVKAGGLGKDISDLPAAGSAPEWMSEKAISIGHYFVASGVYTIFGVGLPVTGAPRFQKHLFEELEGIYGGMWDLEVDPYEHAKKMIAHIDKKRAALGLDKKKERVLMDMADRQKLDAA; from the coding sequence ATGTCCGCAGATGAGATCAAGGTGAAGGCCGCAGCCAAGAAGGAAAAGAAGGCCAACCCTAAGGAAGTCAGCGTCGACCCGGCCAGCATCCAGATGCTGATTAAGGCCCAGGCCGATGGCGTGGAGACGATTTTCGACCGCGCCGTTACCATGAAACCCTGCAATATCGGCGAACAGGGCACCTGCTGCAAGAATTGCTCGCAGGGCCCCTGCCGCCTGCCTCTGCCCAAGAAGGGCATTGAGGGCGTCGACACCCGCAAGGGCCTGTGCGGCGCCACCCCCGAGACCATCGCCGCCCGCAACTTCGCGCGCATGGTGGCCGCCGGCGCCGCGGCGCACAGCGACCACGGCCGCGGCGTGGCCGAGGTCTTCCTGGCCGCCGCCCGCCGTCAGACCGACGACTACGGCATCCAGGACGTGGAAAAGCTTCTGGAGATCGCGCCCTACTTCGGCGTGGGCACCACCGTGATGGTGGAGAACGAGGATGGCGAGAAGGTCCAGCAGGACCGCGACATCTACGACATCGCCGAGGACGTGGGCATCAAGGCCCTGGGCCAGTGGGGACAGCAGGACGGCGAGATCGCCTATGCCAAGCGCGCCCCCGAAGCCCGTTATGAGCTGTGGAAAGAGCTGGACGTGGTCCCCCGCGGCATCGACCGCGAGATCGTGGAGATCATGCACCGCACCCACATGGGCGTGGACCAGGACTACCACAACATCGTGAAGCAGTGCTCGCGCGCCGCCCTGGGCGACGGCTGGGCCGGCTCCATGATCGCCACCGACCTCCAGGACATCATGTTCGGCACGCCTTACCCCATCCAGGGTGAGATCAACCTGGGCGTGCTCAAGGAGGAGAACGTCAACATCATCGTGCACGGCCACGAGCCGCTGCTCTCCGAGATGATCGTGGTGGCCTCCCAGGACCCGGAGCTGCTCAAGTATGCCGAGTCCAAGGGCGCCCACGGCATCACCCTGGCCGGCATGTGCTGCACCGCCAACGAGATCCTGGTGCGCCACGGCCTGCCCATCGCGGGTAACTACCTGCAGCAGGAGCTGGCCATCGTGACCGGCGCGGTGGACGCCATGGTGGTGGACGTGCAGTGCATCATGGAGAACATCGCCAACGTCGCCGACTGCTACCACACCAAGGTGATCACCACCAACCCGCGCGCCATGATGGAGTCGGGTCACACGGTGCACATCGAGTTCGACGAGCACCACGCCCTGGAAGACGCCAAGCAGATCGTCAAGACCGCCATCGACAACTATCCCAACCGCAAGGCCGAGGCCATGATCCCCTCCGCCAAGGAAAAGATGGTTGTGGGCTTCTCCGACGAGGCGATCAAGTACCACCTGGGCGGCACCTTCCGCGGTTCCTATGTCCCCCTGAACGACAACATCATCAACGGCCGCATCCGGGGCATCGCCGGCGTGGTGGGCTGCAACAACGCCCGCACCTGCCATGACAGCTCCCACCTGATCGTCGTCAAGGAGCTGCTCAAGAACGACGTCATCGTGCTGACCACCGGCTGTAACGCCATGGCCTGCGGCAAGGCCGGCCTGCTGACTCCCGAGTCGGCTGGGGTCTACTGCGGCTCCGGCTTGGCCGAGGTCTGCGAGACGGTGGGCATCCCGCCGGTGCTGCACATGGGCTCCTGCGTGGACAACAGCCGCATCCTCACCGCCGCTTCCGAGGTGGTCAAGGCCGGCGGCCTGGGTAAGGACATCAGCGACCTGCCCGCGGCCGGCTCCGCCCCCGAGTGGATGAGCGAGAAGGCGATCAGCATCGGTCACTACTTCGTGGCCAGCGGCGTCTACACCATCTTCGGCGTGGGCCTGCCGGTCACCGGCGCGCCGCGCTTCCAAAAGCACCTGTTCGAGGAGCTGGAGGGTATCTACGGCGGCATGTGGGACCTGGAAGTGGATCCCTACGAGCACGCCAAGAAGATGATCGCCCACATTGACAAGAAGCGCGCCGCCCTGGGCCTGGACAAGAAGAAGGAGCGCGTGCTGATGGATATGGCCGACCGGCAGAAGCTGGACGCGGCGTAG
- a CDS encoding acetyl-CoA decarbonylase/synthase complex subunit delta: MAFEIPTIKYSGAIEKVTLGKGDKAITVGGETCYPFHTWEGQMPAKPIIAMEVWDTEPVDWPEAAKAPFGDVLADPAAWAKKNVEEFGADAIVVQLKSTDPNGDDASPEAASEVVGKVLGAVDVPVIVWGSANAAKDAEVLKKIAEDHTGKNLLLGPVDEDNHKQVGAAALAYQQSLISSSPIDVNLAKQLNILLGNLGVPLDKLVIDPTTGGLGYGMEYGYSVMERIRAAALVQEDDKLILPMINNVGNEVWKSKEAQQSSEEAPELGDAMKRGYLMETAAAVACLLAGSDILLLRHPETVKLMKGIVDGLLAERAPAAERAKTDRPKAALIPGAKPKEKKAAAPKPAAAPAAPKPAAKPAAKPAAPKPAPAAPAAAPAAPAAEAKPAPAADAEADAKAKAEAAAKSKADAETAKKAEAEAAKKAAEEAKAAELAKAAAAEAERAAAKEAELAELQALRAKRREERMAHVLDLDEYDEDEDIEYGEPRPAGVAGPDAVYIEKTLSRWRLRGSGVTLR; this comes from the coding sequence GTGGCCTTTGAGATACCAACCATAAAATATTCCGGCGCCATCGAGAAGGTGACGCTGGGCAAGGGTGACAAGGCAATCACCGTGGGCGGTGAAACCTGTTATCCCTTCCACACGTGGGAAGGCCAAATGCCGGCCAAGCCCATAATCGCCATGGAGGTGTGGGACACCGAGCCTGTGGATTGGCCCGAGGCGGCCAAGGCCCCCTTTGGGGACGTGCTGGCCGATCCCGCCGCCTGGGCCAAGAAAAACGTGGAGGAGTTCGGCGCCGACGCCATCGTGGTGCAGCTGAAATCCACCGACCCCAACGGCGATGACGCCTCGCCCGAAGCGGCCTCCGAGGTCGTGGGCAAGGTGCTGGGCGCGGTCGACGTGCCGGTCATCGTTTGGGGCAGCGCCAACGCGGCCAAGGACGCCGAGGTGCTCAAGAAGATCGCCGAGGATCACACCGGCAAGAACCTCTTGCTGGGCCCGGTGGACGAGGACAACCACAAGCAGGTTGGCGCGGCGGCCCTGGCTTACCAGCAGTCGCTCATCTCCTCCAGCCCCATCGACGTGAACCTGGCCAAGCAGCTCAACATCCTGTTGGGCAACCTGGGCGTGCCCCTGGACAAGCTGGTCATCGACCCCACCACCGGCGGCCTGGGCTACGGCATGGAGTACGGCTACTCGGTGATGGAGCGCATCCGCGCCGCCGCCCTGGTCCAGGAGGACGACAAGCTGATCCTGCCCATGATCAACAACGTGGGCAACGAGGTTTGGAAGTCCAAGGAGGCCCAGCAGAGCAGCGAGGAAGCGCCCGAGCTGGGCGACGCCATGAAGCGCGGCTACCTCATGGAGACCGCCGCCGCGGTGGCCTGCCTGCTGGCCGGCTCCGACATCCTGCTGCTCAGGCACCCCGAGACGGTCAAGCTGATGAAGGGCATCGTCGACGGCCTGCTGGCCGAGCGCGCCCCGGCGGCCGAGCGTGCCAAGACCGACCGCCCCAAGGCGGCCCTGATCCCCGGCGCCAAGCCCAAGGAGAAGAAGGCGGCCGCGCCCAAGCCCGCCGCCGCTCCGGCCGCGCCCAAGCCGGCGGCCAAGCCGGCGGCCAAGCCGGCCGCGCCCAAGCCGGCCCCCGCTGCTCCGGCTGCGGCCCCCGCCGCTCCGGCGGCCGAGGCCAAGCCCGCTCCGGCGGCCGACGCCGAAGCCGACGCCAAGGCCAAGGCCGAGGCGGCAGCCAAGAGCAAGGCCGACGCCGAGACGGCCAAGAAGGCCGAGGCCGAGGCTGCCAAGAAGGCAGCCGAGGAAGCCAAGGCGGCAGAGCTGGCCAAGGCGGCCGCGGCCGAGGCCGAGCGCGCCGCGGCCAAGGAGGCCGAGCTTGCCGAGCTGCAAGCCCTGCGCGCCAAGCGGCGCGAGGAGCGCATGGCCCATGTTTTGGACCTCGACGAGTACGATGAAGACGAGGACATCGAGTATGGCGAGCCCCGGCCCGCCGGCGTGGCCGGCCCGGACGCCGTCTACATCGAGAAGACCCTCTCCCGTTGGCGCCTGCGCGGCAGCGGGGTGACCCTGCGCTAA
- a CDS encoding dihydropteroate synthase, whose product MKTIGENLNVIKKECGQAFKDRNPEPIQKLALAEKAAGVTYIDINLGPARKGGPELMQWVVQTVQEVVPDVPLALDTSNIEAIEAGLEVHKGTALVNSVMARPERYTVMWPIVAKYEAEAVALLWGPDGLPRDANERSALCVELCYAANELGIPNEKLFVDPIVTPLNIQQEQLMNNLEFLSMLQDICPGAESTNGLSNISNGTPWREPLNQIFMIMMERNGMTSSIVDYEDKLIMQIAQGHHQNLVEIVHGVMDGLINDPGEVDPGIGRTYVAGALAILGKILYSDSWFQIEGGSSPESMEEFAEAYEKEQGGAAEPEAAPEPEPEPEQETIEVKPAVKAEPKEARPPRRRKKKKDLEYGEPRPAGVAGPDGEFIEKTLLRWRARGSGVTLR is encoded by the coding sequence ATGAAGACCATAGGTGAAAACCTAAACGTTATTAAGAAAGAGTGCGGGCAGGCCTTCAAAGACCGCAACCCCGAGCCCATTCAGAAGTTGGCCCTGGCCGAGAAGGCCGCCGGGGTCACCTATATCGACATCAACCTGGGCCCGGCCCGCAAGGGCGGTCCCGAGCTGATGCAGTGGGTGGTCCAGACCGTCCAGGAAGTGGTGCCCGACGTGCCCCTGGCCCTGGACACCTCCAACATCGAGGCCATCGAGGCCGGCCTGGAAGTGCACAAGGGCACCGCCCTGGTGAACTCGGTCATGGCCCGCCCCGAGCGCTACACCGTGATGTGGCCCATCGTGGCCAAGTACGAGGCCGAGGCCGTGGCCCTGCTGTGGGGCCCCGACGGTCTGCCGCGCGACGCCAACGAGCGCTCCGCCCTGTGCGTGGAGCTGTGCTACGCGGCCAACGAGCTGGGCATTCCCAACGAGAAACTGTTCGTCGACCCCATCGTGACTCCGCTGAACATTCAGCAGGAGCAGTTGATGAACAACCTCGAGTTCCTGTCCATGCTCCAGGACATCTGCCCCGGCGCCGAGAGCACCAACGGCCTGTCCAACATCTCTAACGGCACCCCCTGGCGCGAGCCCCTGAACCAGATCTTCATGATCATGATGGAGCGCAACGGCATGACCAGCTCCATCGTGGACTACGAGGACAAGCTGATCATGCAGATCGCCCAGGGCCACCACCAGAACCTGGTGGAGATCGTGCACGGCGTCATGGACGGCCTGATCAACGATCCTGGCGAGGTTGACCCCGGCATCGGCCGCACCTACGTGGCTGGCGCCCTGGCCATCCTGGGCAAGATCCTCTACTCCGACTCCTGGTTCCAGATCGAAGGCGGCTCCTCTCCCGAGAGTATGGAAGAGTTCGCCGAGGCCTATGAGAAGGAGCAGGGCGGCGCGGCCGAGCCCGAGGCGGCCCCCGAGCCCGAGCCCGAGCCCGAGCAGGAGACCATCGAGGTCAAGCCGGCGGTCAAGGCCGAGCCCAAAGAGGCGCGTCCTCCCCGCCGCCGCAAGAAGAAGAAGGATCTCGAGTACGGCGAGCCTCGCCCCGCGGGCGTGGCCGGGCCGGACGGCGAGTTCATCGAGAAGACCCTGCTGCGTTGGCGCGCCCGCGGTAGCGGCGTG
- a CDS encoding AAA family ATPase has translation MSYVIAVAGKGGVGKTTVAGFLVRWLVEHGKSPVLAVDADSNSNFNEVLGLELDGTLGDAREDMKKGQSEGMTKNLFIEMRVNQCLAETKGYDLIAMGRPEGAGCYCAANHLLTECMDKLADNYDYLVVDNEAGMEHISRVTTQRVDMLLVISDPSRRSLQAAQRVAELAKEMNVLQGEAYLLLTMVRGEPAEELLQAAKDMGLNLLAVIPDDPQLAEYDLKGQPTSQLPDDSPSIAAAFAAFDKVLA, from the coding sequence TTGTCCTACGTGATCGCTGTGGCTGGCAAGGGCGGGGTGGGCAAAACCACCGTCGCCGGGTTTTTGGTGCGCTGGCTGGTGGAGCACGGCAAGTCGCCCGTGCTGGCGGTCGACGCCGATTCCAACAGTAATTTCAACGAAGTGCTTGGCCTCGAGCTCGACGGCACCCTGGGCGACGCCCGCGAAGACATGAAAAAGGGCCAGTCCGAGGGCATGACCAAGAATCTTTTCATCGAGATGCGGGTCAACCAGTGCCTGGCCGAGACCAAGGGCTACGACCTCATCGCCATGGGCCGTCCCGAGGGCGCGGGCTGCTATTGCGCGGCCAACCATCTGCTCACCGAGTGCATGGACAAGCTGGCCGACAACTACGACTACCTGGTGGTGGACAACGAGGCCGGCATGGAGCACATCAGCCGGGTGACCACCCAGCGGGTGGACATGCTCCTGGTCATCAGCGACCCCAGCCGCCGCTCCTTGCAGGCGGCCCAGCGGGTGGCCGAGCTGGCCAAGGAAATGAATGTGCTCCAGGGCGAGGCCTATCTGCTGCTCACCATGGTGCGCGGCGAGCCCGCCGAGGAGCTTTTGCAGGCGGCCAAGGACATGGGCCTTAATTTGCTGGCGGTCATTCCGGACGATCCCCAGCTGGCCGAATACGACCTAAAGGGCCAGCCTACCAGTCAATTGCCGGACGACAGCCCCTCCATCGCGGCGGCTTTCGCGGCCTTTGACAAGGTGCTTGCATAG